TTAGGTACATATTTAAACAGGTAATAAGTAGCGAGCTCATTCAAAGGTCTTGTAATTAGTGTTGACTAAAACGTATTATTGAGCTGCTGCCTTTACACTTAAAACCTTTTATTACAATAGACTTAAATCGCGATAGCTAAATGAAGAAGTGAAGAGGAGTCACGACTTCTAAAGCTGCGTCGATTCTGACGCAGGGGCtataaaggccacattaaaggaactcaaaaggcaatattgctatttgatttcttgacattgcgcagttatttttatatgcgcgaatgtcaaatagcaatattgcggGTTACGGGTTCTTCCTCACGCAACGCGACGCGTCATGGGCACCTTTGGTCGGTTCGTTACGGGGATTTGTTTGAACAATTGACTTATAAACACACAAAtgataaccagcctatatacggcaCAGGccaccctcaatcaaccggaaggggtatggtgCATACTTATGTACCATTCATAATCATTTTGTTAATTTAGATGTTTTTTGGCatattaagttatttatgacAATGTATGATAAGTAATTGAAATTATTGTTAAcctttaaataatgttttttgaaAACTCACTTGtatgataaaatattgtttttaaatccatgttatatatatttatattgcaTTCTTTAAAACTGAGATTTAAGACCGGGGATCTGTATGGAGACACCTTTAGTGTTAATGTTGCATTCATGCGTGCGCGTGCGCCTGCCTGGTCGTGCGGAGCACGCTGCTCGTGACCGTCAGATCCAAACGTAGCTCTAACACAAAATAACTAATCCGAGATGCACTAAGTAACTCTATATCGTCGCTTTATAGTGTAAACCACGTCATCATTATTATCAGCCGTACAGCCGTGGTTAAGTAActgtaataggtaataaaatatcaatactCAGTTACAAACACtccttttttgtagaataaacataTACAAACGTTTATAAATTACAAGCTATCCTCGTTTGCTCATACAAACAGTTCTATTGCTTCACTTTAAACACTAGAAACGGCTGAAATGAACCTATTCGCACGTCGCATCTTGAAGAGCCACCAACTACTTACCACCTTTGTCTGTATTTTAGACTTAATGCCCTTGTGAATAAAGATGAGGGAGGTGTAAACTGGAGCGGGTACTGTGGTTAGACCTAGTACGCTTCCTGAATCCATTGTTCCATTTCGTGACGGCGGTTCACGAGTGATGCGAAGTGGTATGACTTCCTCGATGCGATTGGATGATCATTCTCAACTTATTTGTCACTAAACTTAAGGTTCGCGGTAATGTAGAATACCGTCGCTACTAGACAAATCTAAGTAGAAAAactgagtgagagccctcagagcgcacacaaaaaagttttttttttgtatcattGGGTCCTACGCCACAGATTAGATAATAGTTACTGCGTCCTACGCGTACTTTAAGTACACATGCAAACGAATCAAACACACCAAAAGAAGCAAATCAATTAAACAAGCAAGTACCAAGTAgtaacatcttacatcgtgtcctgcgtgcccgaacacctgtacgcaggaggatctgatgagcgctgcagatagcgccatacttattgccaagttttgggccgatacaatttagtttgccatcgacacgataagaagaagagcaaGTAGCTACCTAATTCAATTCAATAGTGGATTAATTCCATAGCCGTTTTAAAAGTTGAAAAAGTTTCCAGCTATTTTCCAGAGTTCAtcccttaaaaacaatatagatggcgatatacagattttccttcgcgtaaccttctaatttcatggataacagacataatgcatctagAATTGTAAAATGTGAATAAgctaaaaatagaagccagtctaaatattgatcaaaaatcaacctcattttacttttcgacttgttttggaattttatttaaataacaagaattaaataacaataagtacgacgtttgaccgatTTTATCGATGTCATAGGATATAGTATTTCTAtgcaaaatataaagaaaacatttgttttgacctttcgtaaaaaatatctcatttgactaggttgtcaaatagcctattgaAAGATATTAGAAAGTACTTCTCATTTTTGTTCGTAGTCTCGAAACACAATGAATGCTGaatttttatacatattacTGTTGCGTCGAAACAGAAAGCTTATGAAACAAACTTATTTATGGAAACACTTGCAGGGCTTTTCTACAGTAGTTAACTTTGAATACGTTATATACGTTACGTTAACGcatctatgctgttctgggagcaaataaaaaacatagaaaacgttcagctgcttgtcttcccgggcatgtcgtaaaaaccgacagagggattgtgtcctctaacatgatggactaatgttatgggcgataggctgatcccttatcaccataaggttcatcatatccagcttacgacatcgtatcaacagtggctgcaagttgtctttgattacttgtggctctgcccaccccattagggattacggacgtgagtttatgtatgtatatatgtgtatgtaaacTTTGAATCGTTACTCAGAtcaaattaggtaggtacttaagagTAGGTAAGTATGCCAAATTGCCCACACTAAAGAAGGTTAATCCATCATATTCAAGGTCtaaaacttaattaattatGACTAAACTTGTAGGTTCGTACTCAATAATGTTAAGGGTGTGGGACTTGACCAAGggataaaaaaagttttgatgTAAACAAAAagacattataattaaaataattaataataatcgtatcaaaaacaaacaaacagcaAAAAagctaacaaaatataaaaaacaaacagtaaaaaataaaaaaatatgtcgtAATAGAAAATATAGTTAGCTTATTACATGTGTGCAAAATCATTGAAATCTAAGCATTCTTAAATATTTGGTAaaactaagtatttaaaaaaatatattttaggaaTAAATAGTGCTTGGGAATAACACGAGGAAAGTTTCCACACATTCCGACTCCGACTACGACTTTATCCATGAGTATTTTTTGTCAGTTATTTAAGAAGTCCCTGTGGTCCCGTGGTTCGTGTGGTCCGTCTTGCATCTCATAcggcgccggttcaaaccccggtactggacttgcggTAACGGTCAGAACATCTTAACTGCAGTTTTCCTTAACCCAGTTGACTTGACctttatagacgacgatacggctcaccacccatcatgtttgtctaacagaaagctcggtgagacgtgggtacttatttcatcctgcgatggatgcacctctgactaccccaattgggatatagtcgtgagcttatgttatgtgagcTAATTTGTCGATTTTGGTCCAACGCCACCCACTACCTAAAAGAGAAGCCCTGAGGGCTCTCGAAGCGCACAAAAATGGTCAGTCAGTTGAGCGTTTCCCAATCTTCCTACATAGTCAATAATGATGATCCTTCACCCTCACGATATGGTTCATTTCAACACGAACGAAAAGCGCTGTCGTCATTAACGATCATCTTGCGATCATCACAAGTTAAGCAACTGTTCAATGTCAATTGCAAAAACCTGGGAACAATCAGTTGCTAATCTGTTCGCACCAGCTACTGTGACATGACATGACCACGTGTTTCGCAATGTTATCGTAATGGTAATGTCTGAAATGATTCACAACCACTTTGTGGTGTCTGGTTCACCATTTAGGTTTGGTTTAGGGCGATGTTTAGAGATCATGTAGGTCTATGGTCGTTTTGCTTAGGCGTCATTATACGTGTTGGTCGTTATGCTTGTGTGTCAATATTCGTATTACCTGTTGGTCATTGTGCgtattggtcattgtgcgtcaaaaggGTCTAAAGAACAAGATAAGGATCCTTGAACAAATTATAGACTGTGTAGAATGTAGCGAAGACTTTTGATGCTACTGATCGACGTGACTCTACGCCGGCGCTCTTTTCTTgcacctagtttggttagagaCCGTCCTAAGTATATTATTACTACGCCATGAGGTAACTACATGTCGCTAACCTAAGTTTACATAGGGATGGTGAATCGTGTCACACTGACAGTAACAAAGGAACGCCACCATCTATATGGCGAGGGACCCTCTGTTTACGAGGAAATACTAGTATCACAGACGAAAACAATGAAAGATAGAAGTCTTAAACGAGTCTAGCCTTAAAAGTGCTAACTAGTAGCGCTTAGCCTGCGAGAGATCCATATGAACCAAACAACTTTTCAATTACTAAACAACTGTGGCAATCGGAACTCTCATTACTCGAACAATCATCCAATTAATGATGCGCCCACGAGATAGCCATCGCGATGAGCTAGATCCCCAAACGCGAGATTACTTTGCGATAATTTCCCTGCAGCAGCCCATTGCGAAAGTGCACGTGCGCGTACGATCCCACGCGATGCAATCTTTGTTCCGTCGGCCATTGTGCCCTgtggaacaaataaaaaaaactaataaatgcACACATATCTAATTTAACATCCTGCGTAAACGCACTGCCTTAACACACAACTCAATTTTTACGTCCGTACTAACGATGTCGCCTCCCTCGAATATCGAggaataatttttatttcacgAACTTAACTTTTCTTTTCTGTTGTTTCAGTTCTTCTGGCAGCCGTGTCCGCGCAGAGTGGATATGAATACAACAAACCTGGCCGGCCTTTTTCTCCTGGAAGCACCCCCAGCCCTTCTGGATTCCCAGGAGGGCCGACCGGTACCTCGGGACCAGCTGGTCCTGGGCAAGGATATTTAGCACCTAACCAAGGATACCCAGGCTCGACTGGGCAACCATCGCAGCCAGGATTCCCCGGGCGGACCCCGTCAGGACCGTCGTACCCTGGTCAAGGACCGTCAGCGCCCGGGTATCCTGGTGGAACACCATCCGGTCCGTCGTATCCGGGTGGATCACCCTCCGGGCCATCGTATCCTGGCCAAACACCATCCGGTCCGTCCTACCCTGGACAAGGACCAACCACTAGCGGAACTCCGGGCCAAACAGGAACGAGTTATTACGATCAAGGCCAAAATTACCCTGCGACTTCTGGAGGACCTGGAACAGGATCAGGACAAAATTATCCAATTCAAGGCAGTTCGCCTGGTGGCGGACCCGCCGGCCCCGGGCAGGGGCCGAGCTTCTTCGGACAACCCGGCGGACCCGGAGGACTGGCCCCCGGCGGCCCGGGTGACACCGGCGCCTATGAGGGTGGTGACTACTCAGCTATTCCTGGAGAGCCCGACAAGGACTATCCCATTTTAACTGAAATCCCTAAAACATCTTTCAAATGTGACGCGCAACCTTATCCTGGATATTATGCTGACGTTGAAACCCGTTGCCAAGTATTCCACATTTGTGCCAATAAAATACAGTACGATTTCCTCTGTCCCAACGGTACCATCTTTTCTCAGGACGTGTTCGTGTGTGTCTGGTGGAATCAGTTCGATTGCAACTCTGCTCCTAGCCTCTACGAGAAAAACGCTAACTTGTTCGATAACACGTCAGCTGGCTTTCGACCTGGAGGCGGCTTCCCGGGCCCCAATGACTACCCACAAGGCAATCTTGATTACACTACTGGACCACAAGGACCTGGTACAGGACCACAAGGACCGGGTGCGGGTTATCCGGGCAGCACAGGACCACAGGGACCTGGTGCAGGTTACCCGGGTAGCACAGGACCACAGGGACCTGGTGCAGGTTATCCGGGCAGCACAGGACCACAGGGACCCGGTGCAGGTTATCCCGGAAGCACAGGACCACAGGGACCCGGTGCTGGTTATCCCGGTAGCACAGGACCAAAGGGACCCGGTGCAGGTTAtccgggcagcgcaggaccacAGGGACCCGGTGCAGGTTATCCGGGAAGCACAGGGCCACAGGGACCCGGTGCAGGTTATCCGGGAAGCACAGGACCACAGGGACCCGGTGCAGGTTATCCCGGAAGCACACCACGCCTAGGACCGCAAGGACCGCAGGGACCGCAAGGTACTACCACAGGATATACTCCCACTGGAACCCAGGGTTACCCAGGATCACAGGGCCCGTCGAACTATCCAGGATCAACTCCAGGAGGCAGCCAGGGCTACCCGTCTGGCAAACCTAGTGGCCCCAGCTTCCCCGGCGGCAGACCACAATCCCCCACCGGTCCCTCGCCGACACCCAATAGAGAATACCTCCCGCcagttaattattaataaacttaAGTACCACTTAAACTTAAGTAATACTGTATAAGACGAAGGATGTTTCgtcaaaattgaaaattaaatgcCATAAAAGGTATCTAATGAAAGGAAACGATTTACCAAATTGTTAGTTaatccagtggatgagcgtacGAGCGAAATTGTTGGTGCTGTCTGTTGTTATAGGAATAAAAATTACGTATTTATTAGTGTTAAATAATGTTAAATCTAGGTGTAAGTACCTGCTTTCTATATctcttattataaataaattcgcaTCAAGAAATGATAATTGTAATCAAtcagatatataatatataacggAAGTTACCAAAACtagtacaaaatatatttttttgattaatAAAGTAGAATATTTTAGCCAAGATTGTAACCGTGTAAATAAACCTATATGCAGTTAATTAAAGTTATTATCGCAAGTTATTTGTTTATACTATCACAACTGACGTGCTCCCTATCTTAGCATGACCCTTCTTGGAGGCTTTGGAGGTTCTGTGTGACAAGAAAGCGCACTTACTACCCAACTGATCATTAATTATAGCATACTCTTCACACGTACTAGGTAAATTGTTCCCTTCAATGTTAACTTTTAACAATCCATCGTTCACGCTCTTTAAAGTACTCTGATAAACCAATACCTTTGCCAGATTTTTTACGCTTAAGTAGGTAATGTAATTATAGGATAAGTTTAAGTAACAAAGTGTCATATTGCCTATACAATGTGGCCAGCCGTTGTTAGTGGTCAAGTTGTTACGAATGAAGGGATCGCGGAACTGGCCCATCGCTTGATCCGTTAACGACGTTACCTTAGCCTTAATATATTGAGCAACCATTTCATCTTTCTGTTTCTTTATCGCTACTTCAGACAAACTCACCTGTTTTGCTATAGACGAACTTTTCCTCAAACCACTAGATTTCCGGTTACTGTAATTAATAACATCTTGGAACGTATGCCTCCAGGTTTCGCTTTCGGCTAAATATTTAGCCATAATGCGTTTCCTCCTTCTCAAATAATCAATTAAACGCCCTCTTTTGTTTGTTATCTCGTCATACGTTAAAGCAAAATCTTTTAATACGTCGAAGATGCAAGCCATACCGTCATCAGTAATGCTATTGCTCGCAAGGTTTAAATAACGTAAAGTTCTGTTAGTTCGTAACATTTCAGCTATGTGTTTCGCTCCTACGTCAGTAATGTGGTTTCCGGATAGATTGAGGAGCAATAAACTTGTCTCTGCGGGTGCGGCGAAGTGTAGTTGCGCTGTAATACTTCGACACCCTTCGTCGGATAGCTTGCACCTCGCGAGAGACAGGTTCCTGAGGCTGGTGGCGATCTCTAAGAGTAGCGCGAAGTTCGCTCGTGGCTGGTAGCAGTCGTCGAGACATAAGTCCGTCAGCGGCACCACATCCAGCACGGTATTCAGGTCGTGCAGAAGGTACCCGTCGATGCTGCAGCTACGTACTGATATTTTCAGCAGTCGACTGTAGACAGGAGCTATCACGGCAATTGCCTGTATAAGCTGACGTGGTACTTGCGGTACTCTGTACAGTAATATTTCAACCAAGTGTCCATTGTGGTCATACAATGCGGTTACGGTGATGATCCCCAGCTGAGCTATCACCTCAGGAGAACAGACAGTCTCCACGGTTTCTTCTACGGAACCCCTCTTTAAAGTGAAAGGCATGACGGT
This genomic interval from Pectinophora gossypiella chromosome Z, ilPecGoss1.1, whole genome shotgun sequence contains the following:
- the LOC126380322 gene encoding collagen alpha-1(I) chain-like isoform X2 — encoded protein: MLRSLTFFILLAAVSAQSGYEYNKPGRPFSPGSTPSPSGFPGGPTGTSGPAGPGQGYLAPNQGYPGSTGQPSQPGFPGRTPSGPSYPGQGPSAPGYPGGTPSGPSYPGGSPSGPSYPGQTPSGPSYPGQGPTTSGTPGQTGTSYYDQGQNYPATSGGPGTGSGQNYPIQGSSPGGGPAGPGQGPSFFGQPGGPGGLAPGGPGDTGAYEGGDYSAIPGEPDKDYPILTEIPKTSFKCDAQPYPGYYADVETRCQVFHICANKIQYDFLCPNGTIFSQDVFVCVWWNQFDCNSAPSLYEKNANLFDNTSAGFRPGGGFPGPNDYPQGNLDYTTGPQGPGTGPQGPGAGYPGSTGPQGPGAGYPGSTGPQGPGAGYPGSTGPQGPGAGYPGSTGPQGPGAGYPGSTGPKGPGAGYPGSAGPQGPGAGYPGSTGPQGPGAGYPGSTPRLGPQGPQGPQGTTTGYTPTGTQGYPGSQGPSNYPGSTPGGSQGYPSGKPSGPSFPGGRPQSPTGPSPTPNREYLPPVNY
- the LOC126380322 gene encoding collagen alpha-1(I) chain-like isoform X3; this encodes MLRSLTFFILLAAVSAQSGYEYNKPGRPFSPGSTPSPSGFPGGPTGTSGPAGPGQGYLAPNQGYPGSTGQPSQPGFPGRTPSGPSYPGQGPSAPGYPGGTPSGPSYPGGSPSGPSYPGQTPSGPSYPGQGPTTSGTPGQTGTSYYDQGQNYPATSGGPGTGSGQNYPIQGSSPGGGPAGPGQGPSFFGQPGGPGGLAPGGPGDTGAYEGGDYSAIPGEPDKDYPILTEIPKTSFKCDAQPYPGYYADVETRCQVFHICANKIQYDFLCPNGTIFSQDVFVCVWWNQFDCNSAPSLYEKNANLFDNTSAGFRPGGGFPGPNDYPQGNLDYTTGPQGPGTGPQGPGAGYPGSTGPQGPGAGYPGSTGPQGPGAGYPGSTGPQGPGAGYPGSTGPQGPGAGYPGSAGPQGPGAGYPGSTGPQGPGAGYPGSTGPQGPGAGYPGSTPRLGPQGPQGPQGTTTGYTPTGTQGYPGSQGPSNYPGSTPGGSQGYPSGKPSGPSFPGGRPQSPTGPSPTPNREYLPPVNY
- the LOC126380322 gene encoding collagen alpha-1(I) chain-like isoform X5, which encodes MLRSLTFFILLAAVSAQSGYEYNKPGRPFSPGSTPSPSGFPGGPTGTSGPAGPGQGYLAPNQGYPGSTGQPSQPGFPGRTPSGPSYPGQGPSAPGYPGGTPSGPSYPGGSPSGPSYPGQTPSGPSYPGQGPTTSGTPGQTGTSYYDQGQNYPATSGGPGTGSGQNYPIQGSSPGGGPAGPGQGPSFFGQPGGPGGLAPGGPGDTGAYEGGDYSAIPGEPDKDYPILTEIPKTSFKCDAQPYPGYYADVETRCQVFHICANKIQYDFLCPNGTIFSQDVFVCVWWNQFDCNSAPSLYEKNANLFDNTSAGFRPGGGFPGPNDYPQGNLDYTTGPQGPGTGPQGPGAGYPGSTGPQGPGAGYPGSTGPQGPGAGYPGSAGPQGPGAGYPGSTGPQGPGAGYPGSTGPQGPGAGYPGSTPRLGPQGPQGPQGTTTGYTPTGTQGYPGSQGPSNYPGSTPGGSQGYPSGKPSGPSFPGGRPQSPTGPSPTPNREYLPPVNY
- the LOC126380322 gene encoding collagen alpha-1(I) chain-like isoform X8 → MLRSLTFFILLAAVSAQSGYEYNKPGRPFSPGSTPSPSGFPGGPTGTSGPAGPGQGYLAPNQGYPGSTGQPSQPGFPGRTPSGPSYPGQGPSAPGYPGGTPSGPSYPGGSPSGPSYPGQTPSGPSYPGQGPTTSGTPGQTGTSYYDQGQNYPATSGGPGTGSGQNYPIQGSSPGGGPAGPGQGPSFFGQPGGPGGLAPGGPGDTGAYEGGDYSAIPGEPDKDYPILTEIPKTSFKCDAQPYPGYYADVETRCQVFHICANKIQYDFLCPNGTIFSQDVFVCVWWNQFDCNSAPSLYEKNANLFDNTSAGFRPGGGFPGPNDYPQGNLDYTTGPQGPGTGPQGPGAGYPGSTGPQGPGAGYPGSTGPQGPGAGYPGSTGPQGPGAGYPGSTGPQGPGAGYPGSTPRLGPQGPQGPQGTTTGYTPTGTQGYPGSQGPSNYPGSTPGGSQGYPSGKPSGPSFPGGRPQSPTGPSPTPNREYLPPVNY
- the LOC126379760 gene encoding leucine-rich repeat-containing protein 71-like, with amino-acid sequence MGTVPIKKKKGDTTVMPFTLKRGSVEETVETVCSPEVIAQLGIITVTALYDHNGHLVEILLYRVPQVPRQLIQAIAVIAPVYSRLLKISVRSCSIDGYLLHDLNTVLDVVPLTDLCLDDCYQPRANFALLLEIATSLRNLSLARCKLSDEGCRSITAQLHFAAPAETSLLLLNLSGNHITDVGAKHIAEMLRTNRTLRYLNLASNSITDDGMACIFDVLKDFALTYDEITNKRGRLIDYLRRRKRIMAKYLAESETWRHTFQDVINYSNRKSSGLRKSSSIAKQVSLSEVAIKKQKDEMVAQYIKAKVTSLTDQAMGQFRDPFIRNNLTTNNGWPHCIGNMTLCYLNLSYNYITYLSVKNLAKVLVYQSTLKSVNDGLLKVNIEGNNLPSTCEEYAIINDQLGSKCAFLSHRTSKASKKGHAKIGSTSVVIV
- the LOC126380322 gene encoding collagen alpha-1(III) chain-like isoform X4, with the translated sequence MLRSLTFFILLAAVSAQSGYEYNKPGRPFSPGSTPSPSGFPGGPTGTSGPAGPGQGYLAPNQGYPGSTGQPSQPGFPGRTPSGPSYPGQGPSAPGYPGGTPSGPSYPGGSPSGPSYPGQTPSGPSYPGQGPTTSGTPGQTGTSYYDQGQNYPATSGGPGTGSGQNYPIQGSSPGGGPAGPGQGPSFFGQPGGPGGLAPGGPGDTGAYEGGDYSAIPGEPDKDYPILTEIPKTSFKCDAQPYPGYYADVETRCQVFHICANKIQYDFLCPNGTIFSQDVFVCVWWNQFDCNSAPSLYEKNANLFDNTSAGFRPGGGFPGPNDYPQGNLDYTTGPQGPGTGPQGPGAGYPGSTGPQGPGAGYPGSTGPQGPGAGYPGSTGPQGPGAGYPGSTGPQGPGAGYPGSAGPQGPGAGYPGSTGPQGPGAGYPGSTPRLGPQGPQGPQGTTTGYTPTGTQGYPGSQGPSNYPGSTPGGSQGYPSGKPSGPSFPGGRPQSPTGPSPTPNREYLPPVNY
- the LOC126380322 gene encoding collagen alpha-1(I) chain-like isoform X9 produces the protein MLRSLTFFILLAAVSAQSGYEYNKPGRPFSPGSTPSPSGFPGGPTGTSGPAGPGQGYLAPNQGYPGSTGQPSQPGFPGRTPSGPSYPGQGPSAPGYPGGTPSGPSYPGGSPSGPSYPGQTPSGPSYPGQGPTTSGTPGQTGTSYYDQGQNYPATSGGPGTGSGQNYPIQGSSPGGGPAGPGQGPSFFGQPGGPGGLAPGGPGDTGAYEGGDYSAIPGEPDKDYPILTEIPKTSFKCDAQPYPGYYADVETRCQVFHICANKIQYDFLCPNGTIFSQDVFVCVWWNQFDCNSAPSLYEKNANLFDNTSAGFRPGGGFPGPNDYPQGNLDYTTGPQGPGTGPQGPGAGYPGSTGPQGPGAGYPGSTGPQGPGAGYPGSTGPQGPGAGYPGSTGPQGPGAGYPGSTPRLGPQGPQGPQGTTTGYTPTGTQGYPGSQGPSNYPGSTPGGSQGYPSGKPSGPSFPGGRPQSPTGPSPTPNREYLPPVNY
- the LOC126380322 gene encoding collagen alpha-1(I) chain-like isoform X1, which translates into the protein MLRSLTFFILLAAVSAQSGYEYNKPGRPFSPGSTPSPSGFPGGPTGTSGPAGPGQGYLAPNQGYPGSTGQPSQPGFPGRTPSGPSYPGQGPSAPGYPGGTPSGPSYPGGSPSGPSYPGQTPSGPSYPGQGPTTSGTPGQTGTSYYDQGQNYPATSGGPGTGSGQNYPIQGSSPGGGPAGPGQGPSFFGQPGGPGGLAPGGPGDTGAYEGGDYSAIPGEPDKDYPILTEIPKTSFKCDAQPYPGYYADVETRCQVFHICANKIQYDFLCPNGTIFSQDVFVCVWWNQFDCNSAPSLYEKNANLFDNTSAGFRPGGGFPGPNDYPQGNLDYTTGPQGPGTGPQGPGAGYPGSTGPQGPGAGYPGSTGPQGPGAGYPGSTGPQGPGAGYPGSTGPQGPGAGYPGSTGPKGPGAGYPGSAGPQGPGAGYPGSTGPQGPGAGYPGSTGPQGPGAGYPGSTPRLGPQGPQGPQGTTTGYTPTGTQGYPGSQGPSNYPGSTPGGSQGYPSGKPSGPSFPGGRPQSPTGPSPTPNREYLPPVNY
- the LOC126380322 gene encoding collagen alpha-1(I) chain-like isoform X6, yielding MLRSLTFFILLAAVSAQSGYEYNKPGRPFSPGSTPSPSGFPGGPTGTSGPAGPGQGYLAPNQGYPGSTGQPSQPGFPGRTPSGPSYPGQGPSAPGYPGGTPSGPSYPGGSPSGPSYPGQTPSGPSYPGQGPTTSGTPGQTGTSYYDQGQNYPATSGGPGTGSGQNYPIQGSSPGGGPAGPGQGPSFFGQPGGPGGLAPGGPGDTGAYEGGDYSAIPGEPDKDYPILTEIPKTSFKCDAQPYPGYYADVETRCQVFHICANKIQYDFLCPNGTIFSQDVFVCVWWNQFDCNSAPSLYEKNANLFDNTSAGFRPGGGFPGPNDYPQGNLDYTTGPQGPGTGPQGPGAGYPGSTGPQGPGAGYPGSTGPQGPGAGYPGSTGPQGPGAGYPGSTGPQGPGAGYPGSTGPQGPGAGYPGSTPRLGPQGPQGPQGTTTGYTPTGTQGYPGSQGPSNYPGSTPGGSQGYPSGKPSGPSFPGGRPQSPTGPSPTPNREYLPPVNY
- the LOC126380322 gene encoding collagen alpha-1(I) chain-like isoform X7; this translates as MLRSLTFFILLAAVSAQSGYEYNKPGRPFSPGSTPSPSGFPGGPTGTSGPAGPGQGYLAPNQGYPGSTGQPSQPGFPGRTPSGPSYPGQGPSAPGYPGGTPSGPSYPGGSPSGPSYPGQTPSGPSYPGQGPTTSGTPGQTGTSYYDQGQNYPATSGGPGTGSGQNYPIQGSSPGGGPAGPGQGPSFFGQPGGPGGLAPGGPGDTGAYEGGDYSAIPGEPDKDYPILTEIPKTSFKCDAQPYPGYYADVETRCQVFHICANKIQYDFLCPNGTIFSQDVFVCVWWNQFDCNSAPSLYEKNANLFDNTSAGFRPGGGFPGPNDYPQGNLDYTTGPQGPGTGPQGPGAGYPGSTGPQGPGAGYPGSTGPQGPGAGYPGSTGPQGPGAGYPGSTGPQGPGAGYPGSTGPQGPGAGYPGSTPRLGPQGPQGPQGTTTGYTPTGTQGYPGSQGPSNYPGSTPGGSQGYPSGKPSGPSFPGGRPQSPTGPSPTPNREYLPPVNY